The genomic segment caaaacacTTGTTTTTCGGGCTTACACAAGCTTTTGGGTCCCGCTTCCCTTCATCTTCAATTCGAATTTCGAATCTGTTGCTCTGTTCTCTCTAAGCTCCAATCCAAATTCCTCCCACTGATCTCGATTTACTCCTAACTCTGAAAATTCTGGGAATTCTCTTAACTTCATAGCATCCGAATTGGACGCGAATTAAAAACTGCTGGGTTTTTTCTGCTCtgattcagtttcttcttcttaccctCTCGTGAAGTTAAGTTGATGATTGCTTGATCGGTCCTTCTAAGGATTCGAGGATTAGAGAGAGGTGGATGAAGaaaagagaggaggaggaagaagagagagaagataacCGGTTAATTCCGGTTTGATATGGTTAGCAGAAAACCaatagttttatattaaaaattaaaaattaattagataactgggggtaaaattggaattttgattttgttgaaaaatcgtaggtatgaaaataacaacattaattattttgggttttaaacgacacatttttattagttgatatatttttattccaacccaaaaccattgggtattaaacatccaaataaaaataacttcgggttttttttggcatttttccccaTTATTTAGACAATAGTACTACTATTGTTTATTATGTCTAAATAGTACTACTATTGTTTACTACTATTGTTTATTATGCATGGAACACAATGTGTTATTGATGAAATAAAAATCCCTCTGTCTTTTCCTATTTattataaaagattaaaaactcgaataatatatttttattaatgttttaagcTTAGTTTAGTTATTTGCTTggtttcaaaatatttgtaCTTTTCCATGAGACAAAATATGTGTAATGCTTTCATTCtctattttttgtgtttatttgaatgataaattagatattttatattctGTTGTGTTAATTCAAAGTTACGGACGAATAATTTACTTTGAAgttttaaaatagagaaaaaatctcaaaatttgagAACTCGAGTTACATCAATGTGGGAACGGTGGTACCGTACTAGTAATAAAGTTGTAGTTCcgaaaatttcaaatttaaattttgtgtaGTTTTAGTTAGACAATGATTGATCACACTGCTTTAGAATAATCCGAATGCAAAATTTAGTTAGCAAACTAAGCATTTTGAGAATCCAGAAAGTGTAAAAGAGGAATATTTGAAGCATTAGTAACTTTGTTGTACTTGTACGGTTCTACCTGAAGATTGATGAGGTTACTAATATAATGGTAACACAAAATTTGCATAAACAAGTTTCTTTGTTGTACTTCTATGATTTGGTGCTTGAAAAACTAACCAAGTTTCTTCTCAAACTCAGACCTCTCACCTTTCTTGGACGATGAGGAAGatgcgatatatatatatatatatatggccaCTACTACAGtttaagaaattaagaaaacagcTTAGCAAGCAATAGTTTCACACAATGGGATCGGCGCGTGGGGTTTAAACTCGGCGGTTCTCAACGGTGCGATATTGTTgctttttctcaacttttatttgAGAATGCATTCGCCTATGCGACGCCGTATCAACAACACTTCGCCGGAGCTTGAATTTACCAGCCAACGTAACGGAAAAGAATCTCATCATGGGTTGATGATCCTTTACATCTAATTTATCTCCGTCTCCTTAATCTAGTTTTGTGTAGTGAATTTATTGCTTATTAGCCCACCACCTTTTTCAACTAGTGACACGCAACAAGGGCTTAGATTATTTGCGTCCAAAGTACGGCATGACAAGAAGGTTTACTAGGTTTAAAGGGAACGGTGGATTCGATGAGGAAGATCAAAGCCTACATAGTAATAAGGCCCAAATGTGTATTATTAAATCCAATAGTAAAAAAGAGCTTACAGAATAATAAGCCCCAGAtatgttaaatttgatttctcCAGTTTTTCTAAATACCCAAAAAATACAAGTCAAATACCTTAGGCCGACAACTACAAGACAAAGCAAAATCACAAGTACagcagagtaaaaaaaaaaaaaaaaaaaaaaaNNNNNNNNNNNNNNNNNNNNNNNNNNNNNNNNNNNNNNNNNNNNNNNNNNNNNNNNNNNNNNNNNNNNNNNNNNNNNNNNNNNNNNNNNNNNNNNNNNNNNNNNNNNNNNNNNNNNNNNNNNNNNNNNNNNNNNNNNNNNNNNNNNNNNNNNNNNNNNNNNNNNNNNNNNNNNNNNNNNNNNNNNNNNNNNNNNNNNNNNNNNNNNNNNNNNNNNNNNNNNNNNNNNNNNNNNNNNNNNNNNNNNNNNNNNNNNNNNNNNNNNNaaaaaaaaaaaaaaaaaaaaaaaaaggtacaagtacttgtttcttccttttacctttttgttaaaaaaccataaaattttataaactagTTTGTGTCGGAAACCGTCGTCTCTCTCTTCACCAGATCTGCCGATCTAAACAAGGAGAAATTTTATCGCAATAAAAAGATTGATATCAATCCATAACCAATCAATCAGATCGTGGAGATCTGTAATTTTAAACCCACAATTACAGAGCAGTCGACGACGATGTCGTCCAATTACCCCGAGCCAGAAGttaaaaggaggaagaagatgaaagaggcGTCTCCGTCGTGGTCAGGATTGCCGGACGAGGTGGCTGTGAGTTGCTTGGCTCGCGTCTCGAGATTGGACCAAGCAGCCTTATCTCTCGTCTCCAAGAGACACCGCACTCTCGTAGCTTCCCCTGAGCTCTGCCGCACGCGATCACTCATTGGTTGCACGGAGGCGTCTTTCTACGTCTGCTTACGCATCTTACCTGACCCAACCCCACGTTGGTTCGTCCTCACAGGTAACCGTCGGCTGAAGCCAATCCCATCGCACCCCTGTTTGGCTCCAGAGTCATCCTCTTTCGTGGTGGTGGATTGGGGAATCTATGTAATCGGTGGAATCATAAACGGCGATCCAACTCCCGAAGTCTTGTTCCTCGACTGTTTCTCTAAGACATGGCGCCGCGTCCCGTCCATGAAGATGGCTCGTGTTTCCCCATCGGTAAGCCTAGTAGACGGTAAGGTTTACGTTTTTGGAGGGTGCCGAGGAGAGGAAGCTGATGATTCCTCAAACTGGGCGGAGGTATTCGATCCAAAGACCCAAACTTGGAGTAGTTACATTACTACTCCCAAGTTGGCTCATAATCTCAACCAAATTGTggtgatagaggaggagaagaaggtttACGCCGTGGATGACGATGACCAGAGCTTCAAACTTTTGCCAAGTGAAGGTAAATTCTGGAGAAGCGGGAAGAGAGATTCCAAGCTAGGAAACAGACACGATTGGTGTGTCATAGGGAAATTGTTATACTGTCGTGGTACTCGCGGGAGGATACTGTGGTGTCATCCAGATGAGTTGGATTGGAAGGATGTGAAAGGTTTGGAAGAGCTGCAATTGTATCTCTCTGGTTCCAGATACATCCTCGTCGATACCTTTGGTGAACGGCCAAGAAAAACCAAAGTTAGATATGAAATTAGCAAACTCTGTAGTAACTCTGCTGGGAACATTGTCATCTTCTGGAACGCGCATCTTGCAGATTCTGAGACTATGGAGCTTTGGTCTGCAGAGATTTCTTTGGAGAGGCGGGAGGATGACGAGATTTGGGGGAAGATTGAGTGGTCCAATGCTATCTTCAATCTTGATCCTCTCTCAAACTCATATAGCGTTAAGGTCTTATTCTCTGCTTCTGTCCGTGTGTGAATGTGTGATGTACCAATCAATCAACTGGGAACTCTGTTATCTTCTGGAACGCACATCTTGGAGATTCTGAGAATATGAGCTTTGCTCTGCCGAGATTTCCGTGGAGAGGCGCCAGGATGCTAGATCTGGGGGAATACTGAGCGGTCCAATGTTCTCTTCAAGCTCATATAGCGCTAGCGTCTTATTGTCTGCGTCGGTCCGTGTGTGATTTATCAGTTAATCTTCCCAATCCTTGTTTGAACTATTATTTATATCACATTTGACTCAATGCTTGCTTTATCGTTgttctctctatatatgtggaattgtttagttttttgaTGCAAGTTTATTCTAGCTTAGTTCGCCATTTTGGTGTATTAAGTTTTGTCCGGAAACTGTTCACTTGTGCTCTGTTCTGCCTTCCTGGTTCATCGTTTTCATTGTCCTGATCAATATTGTCCTCTGGTCTTGCCAAGAGGAAGTCACCGCCCAACCAACGCCGGTGAACCAGCAGCGTCAAAGGGATGTAATTTTGGTCAGGAGTCTGAAATGCTCGATAAGAAAGTGTATGCATATTTGAAACAGAAGCATGTCGACTGGAATCTTAGTGACTGGGTCTGATATACTGCATGGATATAGAAGTTAGAAAAGAGCTACTTCAACACAACATCCCCAAAATAAGCTGAATTCTTTCTACTgatagtatgtttttttttctcttctgcaTGTACTAACACATAATGTAACTGTTTAATAGAGATCTTGAGAGGAGAATTGTTGAAACTGAAATTGGATTTGGCACAGGCAAAGAGACAAGGCTACCTTAAAAACCAGAAAAAGTGTCTCTTCTTCAGGGAAGAAGATGCTTGCTGTTATTGGAGTTTACACAGGCTTTGGAAGTCACTTGAAGCGCAATAAGTTAAGAGGCTCTTGGATGCCACGAGGTAGAATTATGACTTTATTTGTTTGGTAGTTTGTATAAAACTTCAGTTTTGTTTCCGTACGTACATCTTAAAAAATCCGAGAATCGAATAACATTTTAAGTTGGATTttaaattgttgtttgattaaatCCGAGAATCGAATAACATTGCAAACTCTATATTGACACACGTGATGTGAGGATCAGTTGCAGATATAGCGTAGcaactctttctcttctctttataCAGGGTTCATGAAGTGAGAAAATTTATAGACAAAGGTATCTGAGCAAGCATGCTAACAGAGTACTAGACATGCTAACAGAGAACTAGACAGAGAATTTGAGAGGAGAGAACTAGACATGCTAACAGAGAACTAGACAGAGAATTTGAGAGGAGAAGGTTGCAAGAAGACCTCTTCCTCATCCAGCTGGGAATAAAGAGCACAACAGCATGTGGCAGGATCCATCCAgaccttcttcctcctcttgttTTGAAGAAACACAGGCTGGGAGACATCAGAGAAGACATCAGCTAAGTCCTGAACATGCACACCAATACCCTACAGTTGTTgaataataagagaataatgATCAGAAGTTACataatcaaaatcttttttactAAATATAAAGTTTACTCAAGTCGTACCTCATctgataactttttttgtcTCTACAAAGAGGGTTGTGGATTCGCTTCTTACAATGCTAAAAGCATGAACCAAGGGTCCGCTAATGTTATACAACCAAGCAACctgacaaacaaacaacaaatcagtATATATCTATTGCAAAGGAGAACAGAGAGATCATTTTGAAACATACCTCATCAAGAGCAGAAACAACCAAGGCACTTGCTCGCTCTTTCTCAAGTGTTTCCCTCAGGTTACTCAATTTGTCAGAGATAGAACGTCCAGCAACGTCCAAGCGGTGAAAAACTATGGGGCTCATCTCAGAAGGGTCCAAAGGAGGAGGAGTCAGTATTTCGTACAATGTGTGCTTCTTTGTGGACAGGGCTGTCTTCCATCTTTTAAAAGCTTCTATGGACACACACCAAGAGTAGACACCAATTTTTGAACCTTGAGGTAGATTctacaaaccaaaaaagttaaagcctaaggaaataaaagaagactcaaacaaacacaaatcaaaaaacaaaagtgtcgGAATGATAGACTTACGTTATTCACCCAAAGCTCAATATCGGGAGCTGATGGCTTTCAAGAATGAGCCACTGGTGGTCCAGAGCATTGCTTGATTTTGAGTTATAAGCCCCAAACCTGGAAGGATCAATATAACAAGGTAACAACAACTCTCTTATGGGAATCGGATTAAACGCAAAATCATGAAACTAAAACCCTACCAGAGAATCCAGATACGAAATCGCGGCGGCCTTGTTCCCGCAAAGAAGCGTACTCAACCTAAAGTGCGATTGAAAGTTCCGAGATCAGATAAAACCTAAAACTATCAGAATCGATGAATGATTTTGAGCCtcgagtcaaaaaaaaaacaaaatcaaagaccgACATCGTCGCATTCAGAAGGAACCACCAAAGCTTGGACAGGAGGAACATGACACTCCATCTCTGATCTACACTTAGCAAGAAGCTCAGCCATAGCATTTCCCATTCTTTCCCAAGCAAACTCTTTGGGAAACGTTTCTTCCTTGTCGGGCTGAACAGGAGCAACTGGTAGTGGTAGTCTCTTCAAATCAGCTCTAAACTTTCTCCTCTCCTCTGTTTCCCACATCATGAATCGTTCATGAGATCTCAGTTCTCGAGCCATGTTAGGATCCATGTCAGCATGAAATGCTATTATATGTCACGCACATTAAGAAGCCGTCTGCTCGAAGCATTTGCGTACTTTTCAAGCTAAGCTTTTGGCCTGAAGCGGAAGACTAGCCGATGCAGCCAAAAACGTTCCGAAACCTGCCTGAGAACAAGAAGTCCAGAATCTGGGTCAATATTTGTTCTTTCAATCAACCCTTGCTAAGTGATTTTTTTAGTTCGCCAAGTAAAAAGAATCACAAACAGGTCTAGGTATCGGCCTTGGTTGGGTAATGGTTTTAGCCTGTTATGACAGGACACGTAGACGTCATTGTCTCATCTTCATCCCATGAAGAACCATTTTCTATTGCCAAAGCCGAAGGCCCACTCTTAGCAACTCGAAAATACGATGATCTTAATGGAGGTGTTCCGCTTCCTGCCAACGATCTTGCCGGCCTGAACATATATAGTcacaattaaataaaactaatgtATAGGTTCTAGATTTCATAACTCATAAGGAAttatgtaataattttattttaaaagggttactcttttcctctgtttcttcaaaaTCTTGAGAAAAcgacaagaaaaaaacagagtaggCAGGGGAAAAGCATTATAAGCAtcatatatgattatttaaagAATCCGTACGTGTAATAGAACTCTACTCCGTGGAGAATCTTTGTAAGATCCTTTTGGGATGGAAATAGCAGATCCCGTCGTCTTCGGTGGTTTCAAAGGTCTCTTCTCTTCATCCTTAACAAAATAATTCTGATGATTAAATGATTAATCAACACATAACAATGTAATCagcttttaattttgtaatttagcACCATATATAATTACCGTTTGACGACAGATCTTAGTGCGTCCACGTCTACAAAGTTTGTAGATGTAATCGTAGTAAATAGTCAGGATCACCAATACCACAGTGCTCACGGTGTAAAGCTATCACGAAAAAAGAAAGTGTAAGTTGTGTGGCTAAACTTgtaaatagaataaaattaaactattcCGAAACATAGACTATAATTTCATGGAAAAAGACACGTAAGCTTTGTGCGACACATGTTTATGCTGCGAGAAGACGACGATGTTACCAAAGGCTGTGTAGAGCTGAGTCGGCaactgttaaaaataaataaagacgacaaaaattgagaaaagactaataaaaaatgaaatgatataTTTATCATCAGATCAGTATGATGGATGTTTGTGCAACTTACAGTAGCTGGTTCAAGAAGACAACCGACGAGATTGAAGATGTCACTGCACCGATTGATATAAAAAACCATAAAGATAACGTTACAAGAGACTTGGTTACTATCATAACTGATATGaaaattgaagatgatgatgagtgtATATATACGGACCCGGCAACCCAAGCGAGGAGGAAGGAGAGAGACACACAGTGACTTGACTTTGTACGGAAGTTAGAGATGATCGATCTGAGGAATCTCTGCGACGCCCCAACAGATGAGGTTAGCGATTCCAAGTGCGAACGACACGTCGTCGCTTATGTAACAGAGACAGTCGTCGAAGTATCTCTCTACCCATCTCTCGCATGCCTGCTTCTCCTTTAAGCAGTAACCTTCATACACCAACACCATCTGTCTCTTAGgtctttctctttctatatatttatgtgtttgTATGTCTCTCTAGCTCTCTCGGAGGGTCTAGATTATTATACAGGATTGTGGGTGAAGAAAATgacaaatcatatatacataattaacgAGATAGGagagagttatatatatatatatatatatgtctacaaTACATGTATTCATCATATACTAATTGGAccatttattttacttgatgATGAACTGTATCGTGTCTGCGAGTATTAGCCAAATCAAAGCTTGTAACGTTTTCGAGTCTTTAGACTATAATTAGTCTTATACTTGCGTACTATGTATACTAGTGGATTAAGAAGCATTAGCAAGGCTGTTTATGTTGTTAATGTAGTGAAATCGATATCTGACATTAACTACGTGAGGTTAAAAAGGTAAGACCATGATACCAAAGTGCacatagtaacatacataactAAGAATCTTCTttcaacccaaaaaacaaacaaaatttggagGGTGAAGAAAACGGTCGATGTATGATTTATGAGCATATTctcttttcatatattttgataCTCTGCTGAATCTCAGATGTTCAGTCTTTTTAGTACGGTTTGTTAGGTATATTCTTTTTTCATATTCTCCAACATTTGATTTGAGTAATACATTCCTATGAGGCTATGAACTAAACCGTAAGCCCTAAGAAAATGTCAtcagattaaaaaagaaacttatGTATTTGtcttcattatatattttgtaatcctCCTTTGGTTAGTTCTTAATTCTTGATTCTAATTTAATAATGGTTGTGAAAGTTGCACAGTACATATGTAATTCGTTCGGTTGAAAAACtcaaattgaaaaccaaatctaatcttattttgtcCTTTTCTAGTAGTATTTACAACTATTTTatagttcaaacttcaaagtgtACGAGAAATAACTCCATGATGCTGAAGCTGTAATGGTGTAAAAGATGCTGTAATATTCGTACCTCATTATTATCTAAGCAACTTGCATTTTGTCGtatcaaattcaaaactttatatattttccataacTTCTCTCCTATTTACAAAGCAAACGTTAGATCAAAATAATTAGTACACCTTTTTTGCATATTGGTTACTCATTTTTGGAAAAGCCCGACAAGGTTGTaaaattttgtagttttgtgGCGCGATTGGCTGACGCAAAGCAACGGTccacaattttttaataaatatttaacaaacgAAATATGAAGGTGCCAAATAGAAATCCTTCTCCTCGACAAGACATTGTGAACGATCAAATCCAGTAGCAATAATTCTAAATGCCGAGCACTCTCCAACCATTAATTTCGTTAACATCATACGGTATAATgattatattaaattagaaaagttGAATTTTAGCCACTGATTGTTTttgctgccaaaaaaaaaacatcgatcTTTTAAATGTATCATGCCATAAAATAGATCAGGTTCATTACAAAACAACATTTTCTGTCAACCAGTTTAATCGATGGTAAAGAAAAGTATCAAGAATCCGTTAGGTCAGAATGGCAAGTAGATTCTACaaatagtttttggattttgtttttcaaaaaccaaattttctcCATTCAAGATTTTAGACTATATAGATTCccaaaaagatatgaaaactaGTTTTTAGCATTTCCttacaaatattaacaaaaaatagaatccaCATAATTAGAGATTTTAGGGAAAacttacgatttttttttttaatgttttcttatgtaaatatttttaaaaataaccaaaaataaatttattacaaaaactaaaatcccaaaaatcaaaaaccaaatacTATAATCTAAAAACTATTTGTTTACTATTATACGGTGCAAGTacaatatacagtaaaacctctataaattaataaacacaataaattttgctggtctcAAATCGGGCcaatataaaaataactaaatttgataagataataagataatacttaaaaaaaatctcatgtAAAATACGGTtctaataatatcataaattaataatcatgtaaatgtacatatatatatatatatgttttagttatttgatttttttttaaaagagctcaaatctataaaacaattattatggtgtattttcaaactataaagatagaaaatactctataacatgtcataaaaatagctaagtttttttttttttaagttttcaatttctacatatgaatcattttaattttgatattttatagagtatttgtaatttattgtcaataatgttttctaaatattacaaattca from the Camelina sativa cultivar DH55 chromosome 12, Cs, whole genome shotgun sequence genome contains:
- the LOC104733108 gene encoding F-box/kelch-repeat protein SKIP6, with product MSSNYPEPEVKRRKKMKEASPSWSGLPDEVAVSCLARVSRLDQAALSLVSKRHRTLVASPELCRTRSLIGCTEASFYVCLRILPDPTPRWFVLTGNRRLKPIPSHPCLAPESSSFVVVDWGIYVIGGIINGDPTPEVLFLDCFSKTWRRVPSMKMARVSPSVSLVDGKVYVFGGCRGEEADDSSNWAEVFDPKTQTWSSYITTPKLAHNLNQIVVIEEEKKVYAVDDDDQSFKLLPSEGKFWRSGKRDSKLGNRHDWCVIGKLLYCRGTRGRILWCHPDELDWKDVKGLEELQLYLSGSRYILVDTFGERPRKTKVRYEISKLCSNSAGNIVIFWNAHLADSETMELWSAEISLERREDDEIWGKIEWSNAIFNLDPLSNSYSVKVLFSASVRV